From the genome of Metarhizium brunneum chromosome 4, complete sequence, one region includes:
- the DCL1 gene encoding Dicer-like protein 1: protein MSQSSKHATANDLRRTDETVVTAGTFDSASEAEQNHHVSSNEGNYDSDSSYAAEKYRLTTNPERRPKKPLTQNSEHAAFMSWVADEAYQDDTATPAKEDDTVEGSTTIVESGPSHQRIVTTPRQYQIDLFERAKEQNTIIVLDTGSGKTYIAVLLLRHVLALELENQQQTKRTAFFLVDKVALCLQQHRFVQANLEYPVGKLYGDKASMREWASEIQENMVIVCTAQILLDLLSSGLVTMNQINLLVFDEAHHTKKNHPYASIMRDHYIRMKAHHPRILAMTASPVDSKTRDFYAAALDLEATLCSKIATVSEEVLLAGMGRKQQIERVIEYGPLADPADEMTMTTLSLSLSTLCRYQSNFQIHLEAARYTASTIGPWGADQYWRQLFKSPDQYLTITELTANTADELISHVSGTYFQAQEQIDDDLIKARARKLVTDHVYNESTQDFSLKVQALHEILHDAFESQQSTTCIVFVQKRYIAFLLSEVFNRSALRIQDMAAGFVVGSQPASSSIVNMSIKDQIESLNRFRYGEINCIFATQVAEEGIDIPECDLIIRFDLYNSAIQYIQSKGRARQTNSVYVNMVERDNIQHRRKLIQATRDVHALRRFCSSLPSDRKINEVEINDGLLGLQAKSQISFEVPQTGARLTFDSSRGVLAKFVSSVCGGADAHPEYIVTSTETGKFTAMVLLPDSCPVKSFSGTPQRSKLLARGSAAFKACIELLNHKYIDGNFRSTLTRLLPKMRNARLALSEKKQSEYGIKSKPELWAQRATSQLFVTTLSIKGPGPTGRPGRPLCILTHAALPTIEPIRLWIDNDVQSTLALHQFAVPLTLTGEEVASLAKFTLILFNDIFSKDFDCDSGSMPYFLAPCVLSTAATNLKETGCPCDGRTVIDWDIVKRSQVACAPTFPTLLTSPVDFMDRFVTDPYDGSRKFFTSRVNKDYQAFDPVPDDVPLPRSRSYFRVQKNIAQYSNSLTYKFRQSIIWNSEQPVFDAELLPLRRNLLCEPDQGDMHLPRGCFLILEPLAISTLPVDVVVTALALPVAIYSIESAAIAMDACGFIDLAIYPPLALEALTKGEEDVDVQTSKNYERLEFLGDAFLKMATTISLFTLIPNRNEFEYHVERMILICNKNLFNHAVDRGLQEYVRSRGFDRRSWYPDLVLRKGKKHKPVGLTQRLADKSIADVCEALIGAAYMTEPEGMDLAVKAVTIMVQSKNHRMKKYSDYYEKYVQPAWQTTPSRPIELLAADKVKASIGYKFRSPKLLRSAFKHPSYPYEPELPNYQRLEFLGDALLDVAIVDFLFQRYPLADPQWLTEHKMAMASNHFFSFLCVELGLHRHILSTGSSMMGHIAGFVEQIEKAKSQTEDGVLQLDFWLDTEHPPKALSDILEAVVGAMYEDSKYDYNLVRNFFAKFIAPYFQDMTLYDTYAGGHPVTQLTKLMQDTFCCRSWRLCISPVPCGSDTGASAITDSNVVCALMIHKKKAFHGIRGSGKDAKIAVAAAALKQMRDLDGDAFRRMTGCDCGVVD from the exons ATGAGCCAAAGCTCCAAACACGCGACGGCCAACGACCTTCGCCGCACGGACGAAACGGTTGTAACTGCGGGCACTTTCGATTCGGCTAGCGAGGCAGAACAAAACCATCACGTTTCGAGCAATGAAGGCAACTATGACAGCGACAGCAGTTATGCTGCTGAAAAATACCGGCTGACGACTAACCCCGAAAGGCGTCCCAAGAAGCCATTGACCCAAAACTCCGAGCATGCTGCGTTCATGTCTTGGGTCGCGGATGAAGCCTATCAAGATGATacagcaacaccagcaaaAGAGGATGATACTGTTGAGGGTTCCACTACAATCGTAGAGTCTGGTCCATCACATCAAAGGATTGTTACAACGCCTCGTCAATACCAAATAGACCTATTCGAACGTGCAAAAGAGCAAAACACCATCATCGTGCTCGATACAGGATCTGGAAAGACCTATATTGCTGTTCTTCTGCTTCGGCACGTGCTTGCTCTCGAACTTGAAAACCAACAGCAGACCAAACGAACCGCCTTCTTTTTAGTGGACAAGGTGGCACTTTGTTTGCAGCAGCATCGATTTGTTCAGGCGAATCTGGAATACCCCGTGGGCAAATTGTACGGGGATAAAGCAAGCATGAGAGAATGGGCATCCGAAATACAAGAAAACATGGTCATTGTTTGTACCGCACAAATACTTCTGGATCTCCTTAGCAGCGGCCTTGTAACAATGAATCAAATCAACTTGCTGGTTTTTGACGAGGCACACCACACCAAAAAAAACCACCCATATGCCAGTATCATGCGAGATCACTACATCCGGATGAAGGCACATCATCCTCGGATtttggccatgacggcgtccCCTGTCGATTCAAAGACCCGCGATTTCtatgctgctgctcttgatCTAGAAGCCACGCTTTGCAGCAAGATTGCTACTGTGTCTGAAGAAGTCCTGCTCGCAGGCATGGGTAGGAAGCAACAAATCGAACGTGTTATTGAGTACGGTCCCTTGGCAGACCCGGCGGATGAAATGACCATGACCACTCTTTCTCTATCCTTATCAACACTTTGCAGGTATCAGTCAAATTTCCAAATCCACTTGGAGGCTGCTAGATATACTGCTTCCACCATCGGACCTTGGGGTGCAGATCAATACTGGAGGCAACTTTTCAAGAGCCCTGACCAGTATCTAACAATAACCGAGCTGACCGCCAATACGGCTGATGAGCTTATTTCTCATGTATCGGGGACATATTTTCAAGCTCAAGAGCagattgatgatgatttgATAAAAGCAAGAGCTAGAAAGCTCGTAACAGATCACGTTTACAATGAGTCGACCCAAGACTTCTCGCTTAAAGTTCAGGCGCTTCACGAAATACTTCACGACGCATTTGAGTCTCAACAAAGCACAACATGCATAGTTTTTGTTCAGAAAAGATATATCGCCTTTCTACTATCAGAAGTGTTCAATCGATCTGCGTTGAGGATACAGGATATGGCTGCAGGCTTTGTG GTAGGATCGCAGCCAGCATCTTCGAGTATCGTCAACATGTCTATTAAAGACCAGATCGAGTCGTTAAACCGCTTTAGGTATGGCGAAATAAACTGCATTTTTGCAACTCAAGTTGCAGAAGAAGGTATTGATATACCCGAGTGCGACCTGATTATCAGATTCGATCTCTACAATTCTGCAATCCAGTACATTCAATCTAAAGGAAGGGCGCGCCAGACAAATTCTGTATACGTCAACATGGTTGAACGGGATAATATACAACATCGCCGTAAATTAATACAGGCTACGAGAGATGTCCATGCCTTGCGACGCTTCTGTTCTTCTCTTCCCTCTGACAGGAAAATCAACGAGGTAGAGATAAACGACGGCCTGCTTGGGTTACAAGCCAAGTCACAAATCTCGTTCGAGGTCCCGCAAACGGGCGCCAGACTGACATTTGATTCTAGCCGAGGCGTGTTGGCAAAGTTTGTATCCTCGGTTtgcggcggcgccgatgctCATCCCGAATATATTGTCACATCTACTGAAACGGGCAAGTTTACTGCAATGGTACTGTTGCCTGATTCATGTCCAGTGAAATCATTCTCGGGTACTCCTCAACGCAGTAAGCTACTGGCACGAGGCTCGGCAGCATTCAAGGCATGTATCGAGCTGCTCAATCATAAGTATATTGATGGGAACTTTCGTTCAACCCTAACAAGGCTCTTGCCAAAAATGCGCAATGCTCGGCTTGCCCTCAGCGAAAAAAAGCAATCAGAATATGGTATAAAATCTAAACCAGAGCTATGGGCCCAGCGTGCAACGTCACAATTATTCGTCACTACACTATCAATCAAGGGTCCAGGCCCTACTGGAAGACCTGGCCGTCCGCTTTGCATCTTGACACATGCCGCATTGCCTACAATCGAGCCGATAAGACTCTGGATAGACAACGATGTCCAGTCAACTCTGGCACTACATCAATTCGCCGTGCCTCTCACATTAACTGGAGAGGAAGTAGCTAGTTTGGCCAAGTTCACCCTCATATTATTCAACGATATATTCAGCAAGGACTTTGATTGCGATTCGGGTAGCATGCCCTATTTTCTGGCCCCTTGTGTGCTCTCAACAGCAGCGACCAATCTAAAGGAGACTGGTTGCCCATGCGATGGGCGGACCGTTATCGACTGGGATATTGTTAAAAGATCGCAAGTGGCTTGCGCTCCCACTTTTCCCACTCTTTTAACAAGTCCAGTAGACTTTATGGATCGATTTGTTACTGATCCGTACGATGGATCTCGGAAATTCTTCACTAGCAGGGTGAACAAAGACTATCAAGCATTTGACCCGGTTCCAGACGATGTGCCGCTTCCAAGGTCTCGCAGTTATTTTCGGGTGCAGAAGAACATTGCCCAGTATAGCAATAGCCTAACATACAAATTCAGGCAAAGCATAATCTGGAACTCAGAGCAACCAGTATTCGACGCAGAACTGCTCCCACTGAGAAGAAATTTGCTCTGTGAGCCCGATCAAGGGGATATGCATTTACCTAGGGGTTGTTTCCTTATCTTAGAGCCGTTGGCTATATCTACC CTTCCTGTTGATGTTGTCGTCACAGCTTTAGCCCTCCCTGTTGCGATATATTCCATTGAATCAGCAGCCATCGCGATGGATGCTTGTGGGTTTATTGACTTGGCCATTTACCCCCCATTAGCCTTGGAGGCGCTCACAAAAGGTGAGGAGGATGTTGACGTTCAAACTAGCAAGAATTACGAGCGACTTGAGTTCCTAGGTGACGCGTTCCTGAAAATGGCCACAACAATATCGCTGTTCACATTAATCCCGAACAGGAATGAATTCGAATATCATGTGGAGCGTATGATTCTAATATGCAACAAGAATCTTTTCAATCACGCCGTGGATAGAGGTTTACAGGAATACGTGAGGTCCAGAGGCTTTGATCGACGCTCGTGGTACCCAGATCTCGTACTGcggaaaggaaagaaacaCAAGCCAGTAGGACTTACTCAGAGACTAGCGGATAAATCTATTGCGGACGTGTGCGAGGCTCTTATCGGCGCTGCCTACATGACAGAACCAGAAGGCATGGATTTAGCTGTGAAGGCGGTCACCATAATGGTGCAAAGCAAGAATCACAGGATGAAAAAGTATAGCGACTACTACGAGAAATACGTTCAACCGGCTTGGCAAACTACCCCATCGCGTCCCATTGAACTTCTTGCGGCGGACAAGGTTAAGGCATCCATTGGGTACAAATTTAGGTCACCAAAACTTCTACGAAGCGCATTCAAGCATCCGTCTTACCCATATGAACCGGAACTTCCAAACTATCAAAGGCTGGAATTTCTAGGCGATGCACTTCTTGACGTGGCTATCGTTGACTTCCTGTTTCAACGATACCCGTTAGCCGACCCGCAGTGGCTCACAGAGCACAaaatggcaatggcctcgaatcactttttctcttttctctgTGTAGAGCTTGGACTACATAGGCACATCTTAAGCACAGGTTCATCTATGATGGGTCATATTGCCGGCTTTGTCGAACAAATCGAGAAGGCAAAATCGCAGACTGAGGACGGCGTTCTGCAGCTGGATTTCTGGCTAGACACGGAACATCCTCCCAAAGCACTTTCGGACATTTTGGAAGCGGTTGTGGGGGCAATGTACGAAGACTCCAAGTACGATTACAATTTAGTTCGCAATTTCTTCGCCAAGTTCATCGCACCATATTTTCAAGACATGACGTTATACGATACCTATGCTGGAGGGCACCCAGTCACACAGTTGACCAAGCTCATGCAAGACACCTTTTGTTGCCGATCATGGCGACTTTGCATTTCGCCAGTGCCTTGTGGTTCAGACACAGGGGCGTCAGCAATAACGGACAGCAATGTGGTTTGCGCACTGATGATACACAAGAAGAAAGCTTTTCACGGTATACGAGGGAGTGGAAAGGATGCAAAAATTGCCGTGGCAGCAGCGGCTTTGAAGCAGATGAGAGATTTAGACGGGGATGCGTTTCGGAGAATGACGGGCTGCGATTGCGGAGTGGTAGATTGA
- the scd1_1 gene encoding Rho guanine nucleotide exchange factor scd1 produces the protein MQTPSRQHHNEQAHQADRYASLIPEILWTEARYVQGLERLSALQHLLLNQAVLPADAVSEIFGNVDALLALHKQLLAQMRTTSALPRRDQDWSTAFSTLAKAPDIYVAYIANHKAQINAAVRQHAIILTTSGPPEVLQLVSDRYMIHHTFQWPYARFARYSRILKELLHEIRADEARHASLQAAAAAYHDILDRANEALTQKCLDLDVGYLLERVEDWKGLDPSTFGKLVLFQTLRCRPGARLESEAPFQVYLFESILICCKKRRHGPENPEAAPLRLKGRIFLVNIVDMGVSPGTVESPVEGGSSGRADDFDLLECWCDEFMGRQDTATEDV, from the exons ATGCAAACCCCCTCAAGGCAACACCACAACGAGCAGGCGCACCAAGCAGATAGATACGCATCGCTCATACCAGAGATCCTCTGGACAGAGGCCCGATACGTCCAAGGCCTGGAGCGCCTCTCCGCCCTCCAACACCTACTTCTCAACCAGGCCGTCCTGCCCGCCGACGCAGTCAGCGAAATATTCGGAAACGTAGACGCCCTCTTAGCCCTGCACAAGCAGCTCCTCGCCCAGATGAGGACCACGTCTGCCCTTCCGCGCCGCGACCAAGATTGGAGCACGGCATTCTCCACGCTCGCCAAAGCCCCCGACATCTACGTCGCCTACATCGCCAACCACAAGGCTCAAATCAATGCTGCGGTTCGGCAACACGCCATTATCCTAACTACGTCCGGGCCCCCGGAGGTCTTGCAGCTCGTCTCGGACCGCTACATGATCCACCACACGTTTCAGTGGCCGTACGCGCGCTTTGCTCGATACTCCCGCATCCTCAAA GAACTGCTGCATGAGATACgggccgacgaggccaggCATGCGAGCCTGcaagcggcggcggcggcatacCACGATATTCTGGACAGAGCCAACGAGGCGCTGACGCAAAAGTGTCTAGACCTCGACGTCGGGTATCTTTTGGAGCGGGTCGAGGATTGGAAGGGCTTGGATCCGAGCACCTTTGGCAAGTTGGTGTTATTCCAGACCCTCCGATGTCGTCCTGGAGCGAGGCTGGAGTCAGAGGCGCCG TTTCAGGTCTATCTTTTCGAAAGCATCCTCATCTGCTGCAAAAAGAGGAGGCACGGCCCGGAAAATCCCGAAGCCGCACCCTTGCGCCTCAAGGGTCGCATATTCCTTGTTAACATCGTGGACATGGGCGTTTCACCTGGTACT GTTGAATCTCCTGTGGAGGGCGGCTCATCGGGTCGAGCCGACGACTTTGATCTTCTCGAGTGCTGGTGTGATGAGTTTATGGGTAGACAAGATACAGCGACTGAGGACGTGTAA